The DNA window AACCTGACTGCATGCATCGCTCATCAATAAAACAATTTTCTCAATATACAGAGTCATATTCAGCTCCAGCTCTGGCCTGCCCACAGGAATATCCAGCGGATTATCAAAGTAATCCAGCGAAATAGTTACCTGCTCATCATCTGACAAGGCAATTTTACCTAGTTCAGCACTTCGGTTTACGCGCATGGCCAGATGATTTTCTTTCATCTCGATCAGCCGCTTGATTGGTTCCTTATCCACGGCATCACGCAAGTACTCATTCAGTTCCACTGCCATCGCACGACCATAAAAACGTGTCTGGGCCGGTATATCTGTAATAGTAAGCGCATCCAGAATACCGCTTTTGGGGATAGGCAAACCTGTTTTCGTCATTATGCCTATGCCAAAAGCCCGGCCAAAAAACTGCTTTGCAAAAGCCACATCCAGATCTGTCCCACCCAACCGCTCACCGGATGTACTGAGAATATCGGCTTTACGCTCTGCCTTCAATTTTCTGTCAGGACCTAACTGCATTAATGTAACGTCTGTCGTTCCTCCTCCTGCATCCAGCACCAGAACCCGTTTATTTTCTGCCAGCTGGTGCTCGTAAGCCACTGCAGCCGCAATCGGTTCATATTCAAAAACGAAATTATTTATCCCTGCCTCCCCAGCCGCACGGCGCATAATCTCCAACGCTCCTGGTTCAAATTCGCCAGCTCCGTGATATTTAACTGGTCGTCCCAGCACTACAAAATCAGCCTCCACCCCCAGCGCTTTTTCTGCAGTTTGCTTGAGATAGCGTAAAAAAACAGCTGTAATGGCCACAAAAAACTCGATTTGCTCAGGAAAAAGATCAACGGCTAAAAAGTTTTTAGGTGATTTGATCAAATAGCCCAGACTCGGGTCATCCATGTGCATACGGATCGCTTC is part of the Sulfurirhabdus autotrophica genome and encodes:
- the yegD gene encoding molecular chaperone translates to MKTIAIDYGTSNCAASFVNGGEPSLVELEPGSGLLPSVLWVPRSPIRNLVVPQGEVEKVAELLRAEQAEIQKKRLEQEVLVGKPINPSGLEKLSSESVLKMAWDSARRDAMQQVAEENKSEDLSAQLIRSSEVLLGTEAIRMHMDDPSLGYLIKSPKNFLAVDLFPEQIEFFVAITAVFLRYLKQTAEKALGVEADFVVLGRPVKYHGAGEFEPGALEIMRRAAGEAGINNFVFEYEPIAAAVAYEHQLAENKRVLVLDAGGGTTDVTLMQLGPDRKLKAERKADILSTSGERLGGTDLDVAFAKQFFGRAFGIGIMTKTGLPIPKSGILDALTITDIPAQTRFYGRAMAVELNEYLRDAVDKEPIKRLIEMKENHLAMRVNRSAELGKIALSDDEQVTISLDYFDNPLDIPVGRPELELNMTLYIEKIVLLMSDACSQVGVEPDEIFITGGTSKIPLMNRMVRARFPGVAIISGDNFGSVAKGLAIRAETIASAF